A region from the Natronomonas salsuginis genome encodes:
- a CDS encoding DUF2062 domain-containing protein, with translation MDRLRAYVRSIRAELKGELEASLDGEYTPQQVAGSFALGVFITALPTLGTGFLLFVLIAYLFSGVSKLALFSSVIVLNPAVKWGVYGTSFWLGSVLLGPVDGVSRSELSLSLSAAPEVVARLLLGNLILAVLFTVAGYAAAYRLTAAYRRRSKEIGVVEGALGRVRNRP, from the coding sequence ATGGATCGACTCCGAGCGTACGTGCGCTCGATACGCGCGGAGCTCAAGGGGGAGCTGGAGGCCTCCCTCGACGGCGAGTACACCCCACAGCAGGTCGCCGGCAGTTTCGCGCTGGGCGTCTTCATCACCGCGCTCCCGACGCTCGGAACAGGGTTTCTGCTGTTCGTCCTCATCGCGTACCTGTTTTCGGGCGTCTCGAAACTCGCGCTCTTCTCGTCGGTGATCGTGTTGAACCCGGCGGTGAAGTGGGGCGTCTACGGGACGAGTTTCTGGCTCGGATCGGTGCTCCTCGGCCCCGTCGACGGCGTGAGTCGCTCGGAGCTGTCACTGTCGCTGTCGGCCGCACCGGAGGTCGTCGCTCGGCTCCTCCTCGGCAACCTGATTCTCGCGGTGCTCTTCACCGTGGCCGGCTACGCCGCCGCTTATCGGTTGACGGCGGCCTATCGGCGTCGAAGCAAAGAGATAGGGGTCGTAGAAGGGGCGCTCGGACGGGTGCGGAACCGCCCGTAG
- a CDS encoding MATE family efflux transporter, with the protein MSSVPNPIRLGILWIGLALARVGLVTEARARRTTELAWPRIVTGIARMSKNAVDVAMVGVAVGSSAIAGVGIAGPFWGLAFAVGGGVAGGTIALVSQRYGADARDDLGLAVRSSALLVVAASIPVTVGFWRFGPALIGLLSSDPAVVDAGGSYLRVVAFGIPFAGLNLVASRTLVGCDDAYTAMQLRAGGAAVNVALNAVLIFGFGMGVVGAALGTILSNVFVTTAFAIGLTAGRFPGAGAFPVTIDPAETYVDPATVADLVAIGLPVMGRNLVWTVAEFPMFAILDVFGRDVVSAFVIARRIWGLMNTPGWGFGLASSSLVGQELGVGSEATAEAYGREIIRFSVAVYAISAALVFAFADPIVALFVDDPTAPAVPIAIDLVRVACGAIVFQGVSGGASGPLNAAGDTRWPFASQAVGAFGASIPLVYLGATTPLGIYGLYLAFFAETSIPAALNYYRFRTGIWKRVSRGYRPESAVGE; encoded by the coding sequence GTGTCCTCCGTACCGAATCCGATCCGGCTGGGAATCCTCTGGATCGGCCTCGCGCTCGCTCGCGTCGGACTCGTCACCGAAGCGCGCGCACGGCGGACCACGGAGCTCGCGTGGCCCCGAATCGTCACGGGCATCGCCCGGATGTCGAAGAACGCAGTCGACGTCGCGATGGTCGGCGTCGCGGTCGGATCGTCAGCCATTGCCGGCGTCGGGATCGCCGGGCCGTTCTGGGGGCTCGCCTTCGCCGTCGGCGGCGGCGTCGCGGGCGGGACGATCGCACTGGTCAGCCAGCGCTACGGGGCGGACGCACGCGACGACCTCGGATTGGCGGTCCGATCGAGCGCGCTGCTCGTCGTCGCGGCGTCGATTCCAGTCACGGTGGGGTTCTGGCGGTTCGGACCGGCGCTCATCGGGCTGTTGAGCAGCGATCCCGCGGTGGTCGACGCCGGGGGATCGTACCTCCGCGTCGTCGCCTTCGGGATCCCGTTCGCGGGACTCAATCTGGTCGCGAGCCGAACGCTCGTCGGCTGTGACGACGCGTACACCGCGATGCAACTCCGCGCCGGCGGAGCGGCGGTAAACGTCGCGTTGAACGCCGTGTTGATCTTCGGATTCGGGATGGGTGTCGTCGGTGCGGCGCTCGGGACCATCCTCTCGAACGTCTTCGTGACGACGGCGTTCGCCATCGGGCTCACCGCCGGCCGGTTCCCTGGAGCCGGGGCGTTTCCGGTCACGATCGATCCGGCCGAGACGTACGTCGACCCCGCGACCGTCGCGGACCTCGTCGCGATCGGGCTGCCGGTCATGGGCCGCAACCTCGTGTGGACCGTCGCGGAGTTCCCGATGTTCGCGATCCTCGACGTCTTCGGCCGTGACGTGGTCTCCGCGTTCGTCATCGCCCGCCGCATCTGGGGGCTGATGAACACCCCCGGCTGGGGGTTCGGCCTCGCCTCGTCGAGCCTCGTGGGCCAAGAGCTCGGCGTCGGCTCGGAGGCAACCGCCGAGGCGTACGGCCGCGAGATCATCCGGTTCTCCGTCGCGGTATACGCCATCTCGGCGGCGCTCGTCTTCGCCTTCGCCGACCCGATCGTCGCGCTGTTCGTCGACGATCCGACCGCTCCGGCCGTGCCGATCGCGATCGATCTCGTCCGGGTCGCCTGCGGTGCGATCGTGTTTCAGGGCGTCTCCGGCGGGGCATCGGGGCCGCTGAACGCGGCCGGCGACACCCGCTGGCCGTTCGCGAGCCAGGCCGTCGGCGCGTTCGGGGCGTCGATCCCGCTCGTCTATCTCGGTGCGACCACGCCGCTGGGGATCTACGGACTGTATCTCGCCTTCTTCGCCGAGACGTCGATCCCGGCCGCGCTGAACTACTATCGGTTCCGAACCGGCATCTGGAAGCGCGTCAGCCGCGGGTACCGTCCCGAATCGGCGGTCGGTGAGTGA
- a CDS encoding MFS transporter: MGRRPTRIENAALLSVGGIGYGALLFVWFSLPAYLGPIIDALGLSGTQAGVLAGAIPLTYIPLGLLSGLVIDRVGARVGIGVGVALAGLGQLGRASAPDFPSMLAFTLLMGVGATGLTFGLPKLAAELYPTELVGRAASVYLVASYAGSASTFALGRPVIGPALGGWRPLFLASGAATVALAVAWALLAWAIPAGSHEIDGSGDFALGSLTDDVRAVFSHRDLRLLVVLGMMYLFINHGLQGWLVTLFEARGVDPSLAGGVTAILVAGQVVGVLAIPAIAERMDRTRGAVIACGCGAGIGVGGLFFEPSIAVLLAAPVAIVGIGMGGLAPLIRAIPAELDGIGPALTGTAVGLVFAVGEIGGFLGPVVIGALRDATGSFAPGLALVLAATLVAAGAGAAMDEL; encoded by the coding sequence ATGGGACGACGACCGACGAGGATCGAGAACGCGGCCCTGTTATCGGTGGGCGGGATCGGGTACGGCGCGCTGTTGTTCGTGTGGTTTTCGCTGCCCGCGTACCTCGGACCGATCATCGATGCGCTGGGGCTGAGCGGGACGCAGGCGGGCGTGCTGGCCGGCGCGATTCCGCTCACCTACATCCCGCTCGGCCTGCTGAGCGGGCTCGTCATCGACCGCGTCGGCGCGCGTGTCGGGATCGGCGTTGGCGTCGCGCTCGCGGGGCTCGGACAGCTCGGCCGAGCGAGCGCCCCCGACTTCCCGAGCATGCTCGCGTTCACGCTGTTGATGGGCGTCGGGGCGACGGGGCTGACGTTCGGGCTGCCGAAGCTCGCCGCCGAACTGTATCCGACCGAACTCGTCGGGCGGGCGGCCTCGGTCTACCTCGTCGCCTCCTACGCGGGCAGCGCGAGCACGTTCGCGCTTGGGCGACCGGTGATCGGTCCCGCGCTGGGCGGCTGGCGGCCGCTGTTCCTCGCGAGCGGCGCGGCGACCGTCGCGCTCGCCGTCGCGTGGGCGCTGCTCGCGTGGGCGATCCCGGCCGGGAGCCACGAGATCGACGGCAGCGGCGATTTCGCGCTCGGATCGCTCACCGACGACGTTCGCGCGGTGTTCTCCCACCGCGATCTCAGGCTGTTAGTCGTGCTCGGCATGATGTATCTGTTCATCAACCACGGGCTCCAGGGGTGGCTCGTCACGCTGTTCGAGGCGCGCGGCGTGGATCCGAGTCTCGCCGGCGGCGTGACCGCGATTCTCGTGGCCGGCCAGGTCGTCGGCGTGCTCGCGATCCCCGCGATCGCCGAGCGGATGGATCGAACGCGAGGGGCCGTGATCGCGTGTGGCTGTGGGGCCGGGATCGGGGTCGGCGGACTCTTCTTCGAGCCGTCGATCGCCGTTCTGCTCGCGGCCCCGGTCGCGATCGTCGGGATCGGGATGGGCGGGCTCGCGCCGTTGATCCGGGCGATCCCCGCTGAACTCGACGGGATTGGGCCCGCGCTGACCGGCACCGCGGTCGGCCTCGTCTTCGCCGTCGGGGAGATCGGCGGTTTCCTCGGCCCGGTGGTCATCGGGGCGCTTCGGGATGCGACCGGCTCGTTCGCGCCGGGATTGGCGCTCGTGCTGGCCGCGACACTCGTCGCGGCCGGGGCCGGAGCCGCGATGGACGAGTTGTGA
- a CDS encoding adenosylcobinamide amidohydrolase has product MFAYERTDDRLTLRRPDTRWLSNGFDGGYATAAAAHNLTVEEGFDRTDLAAYAAERLGYRPVGPTLLTGVRQTNARGARLGPIEAVVTAGLSNPAVLPVEASDDPRSATAAVADSGVEPGTVNVLVGSSEPLTDGGLAGLLGTIVEAKTATLLELAGCTGTTSDAVVVGCPAGAGGAAFAGSATEIGNAARVCVRDAVAAALDARYGDDPPPAPRDAPYGIVTSESATVFEP; this is encoded by the coding sequence ATGTTCGCCTACGAGCGGACTGACGATCGACTGACGCTCCGCCGCCCCGACACGCGATGGCTCTCGAACGGCTTCGACGGCGGCTACGCCACCGCCGCTGCCGCCCACAACCTGACCGTCGAGGAGGGATTCGACCGGACCGATCTCGCGGCTTACGCGGCCGAGCGGCTCGGATATCGCCCTGTCGGCCCGACGCTTTTGACCGGCGTTCGGCAGACGAACGCCCGCGGCGCGCGGCTCGGTCCGATCGAAGCCGTCGTGACGGCGGGGTTGTCGAACCCCGCAGTGCTTCCAGTGGAGGCGTCGGACGACCCGCGGTCGGCCACCGCCGCGGTGGCTGATTCGGGGGTCGAGCCGGGAACCGTCAACGTCCTCGTCGGGTCGAGCGAACCGCTCACCGATGGAGGGTTGGCCGGATTGCTCGGCACGATCGTCGAGGCGAAGACGGCGACGCTCCTCGAACTCGCGGGCTGTACCGGAACGACGAGCGACGCGGTCGTCGTCGGTTGTCCGGCCGGGGCCGGCGGTGCGGCGTTCGCGGGTAGCGCGACCGAGATCGGGAACGCGGCGCGCGTCTGCGTTCGGGACGCCGTCGCGGCCGCGCTGGACGCTCGATACGGGGACGACCCCCCGCCCGCCCCCCGCGACGCGCCGTACGGCATCGTCACCTCGGAATCCGCGACCGTCTTCGAGCCGTGA
- the cobD gene encoding threonine-phosphate decarboxylase CobD, whose translation MDPDSVDGAGRVPHGSSDDPDVLDLSANINPRVPGGTRRAYRAAFEDARSYPNDAYPAFRAAAADYVGCDPEQIVPTAGGLAAIRLTIGVTVSPGDRVLVPAPSFGEYVREVELAGGEAVVVPHGELLDRDPAEYAMAIVCTPNNPTGECYPTAALRAFADRCEAAETTLLADEAFLGFTDRPSLAGRPGVVVARSLTKLFGLPGLRAGFVVADGVVGDRLRTARPAWSLGGPAAAVGAHAMRDSAFVEETRRRVERERAFLRSGLDTRGFDALPSDAPFVLCDVGESPADLLASCRERGVVLRDATTFRGLDSHVRIAVRDRDATERLFAVLDEVR comes from the coding sequence ATGGATCCTGACAGCGTCGACGGGGCGGGACGCGTTCCGCACGGATCGAGCGACGATCCTGACGTCCTCGACCTGAGCGCGAACATCAATCCGCGCGTGCCCGGCGGAACGCGACGGGCCTATCGTGCGGCGTTCGAGGACGCCCGCTCGTACCCGAACGACGCCTATCCGGCGTTCCGGGCCGCCGCCGCCGATTACGTCGGTTGCGACCCGGAGCAAATCGTTCCGACCGCCGGCGGGCTGGCGGCGATCCGCCTCACGATCGGGGTGACGGTTTCGCCCGGCGATCGCGTCCTCGTGCCCGCGCCCTCCTTCGGGGAGTACGTCCGAGAGGTGGAGTTGGCGGGCGGCGAGGCGGTCGTCGTCCCTCACGGCGAGCTCCTCGATCGCGATCCCGCCGAGTACGCGATGGCGATCGTCTGCACGCCGAACAATCCGACCGGCGAGTGCTACCCGACCGCGGCCCTCCGGGCGTTCGCCGATCGCTGTGAGGCGGCCGAAACGACGCTTTTGGCCGACGAGGCGTTCTTGGGGTTCACCGATCGGCCCTCGTTGGCCGGCCGCCCGGGCGTCGTCGTCGCCCGCTCGCTCACGAAACTGTTCGGCTTGCCGGGCCTTCGGGCCGGGTTCGTGGTCGCGGACGGCGTCGTCGGCGACCGCCTCCGGACGGCCCGGCCGGCGTGGTCGCTTGGCGGCCCCGCCGCCGCGGTGGGCGCACATGCGATGCGGGATTCGGCGTTCGTCGAAGAAACTCGACGGCGCGTCGAGCGCGAGCGGGCGTTCCTCCGGTCGGGGCTCGACACCCGCGGATTCGACGCGTTGCCCTCCGACGCACCGTTCGTCCTTTGCGACGTCGGCGAGTCCCCAGCCGACCTGCTCGCCTCGTGTCGGGAACGAGGCGTCGTCCTCCGCGACGCGACGACGTTCCGGGGCCTCGACAGCCACGTTCGAATCGCGGTTCGGGATCGCGACGCGACCGAGCGGCTGTTCGCCGTCCTCGACGAGGTGCGCTGA
- a CDS encoding NTP transferase domain-containing protein yields MCGGAGTRLDRGEKPLFEVGGAPMIDRVLRAVETSRIDTAHAVTSPLTPETIRRLDGRVPIIETDGDGYVTDLTAALDRVDRPVLTVVSDLPLVTAELIDRTIDAYADGALTVCVPTELKRRLGVGVDTTRAHGGRELSPSGLNVVGEDDAETIRVSYDARLAINVNRPSDAAVADEFARILDGEAMADGS; encoded by the coding sequence ATGTGCGGCGGCGCGGGGACGCGCCTCGACCGCGGCGAGAAGCCGCTCTTCGAGGTCGGCGGCGCACCGATGATCGACCGCGTGCTCCGCGCGGTCGAAACGAGCCGGATCGACACTGCCCACGCCGTCACGTCACCGTTGACGCCCGAAACGATCCGGCGGCTGGACGGCCGGGTCCCGATCATCGAGACGGACGGTGACGGCTACGTCACGGATCTCACCGCGGCGCTCGACCGCGTCGACCGGCCGGTGTTGACGGTCGTTTCGGACCTGCCGCTCGTGACCGCCGAACTGATCGACCGAACGATCGACGCGTACGCGGACGGCGCGCTGACCGTCTGCGTTCCGACCGAACTCAAACGCCGACTCGGCGTCGGCGTCGATACGACGCGCGCACACGGCGGTCGCGAGCTCTCGCCGAGCGGGCTGAACGTTGTCGGCGAGGACGACGCGGAGACGATCCGCGTGAGCTACGACGCCCGCCTCGCGATCAACGTCAACCGGCCCTCGGACGCCGCGGTCGCCGACGAGTTCGCTCGAATACTCGACGGGGAGGCGATGGCGGATGGATCCTGA
- the cobS gene encoding adenosylcobinamide-GDP ribazoletransferase, protein MALSSIVGGVRGGIAFLTRLPVETGEADWDRFRSFPAAFPIIAYLVGAIASLPFLFGFSAPTASFGYLLVLVVLVGIPHLDGVADLGDAMAAHGEDATRRALKDTDTGVGAIVAVVVVAGGLVLAGLALATLPPLAAVGLVVAAEAGAKLGMATVACLGTAAHEGLGSAFTERADSGVLLGPIVATLPAALFAPLPAGLAAVAVGPLVAILSIRWANRSLGGVNGDVFGATNELGRVLALHVGVIAWTLW, encoded by the coding sequence ATGGCTCTGAGCTCGATCGTCGGCGGGGTGCGAGGCGGCATCGCGTTCCTCACGAGACTCCCGGTCGAGACCGGGGAGGCCGACTGGGACCGGTTCCGATCGTTCCCGGCCGCGTTCCCGATCATCGCATACCTCGTCGGCGCGATCGCGTCACTGCCGTTCTTGTTCGGATTTTCCGCCCCAACGGCTTCGTTCGGCTATCTCCTCGTTCTCGTCGTTCTCGTCGGCATCCCCCACCTCGACGGCGTCGCTGACCTGGGCGATGCGATGGCCGCACACGGCGAGGACGCGACGAGGCGCGCATTGAAAGACACCGACACGGGCGTCGGCGCGATCGTCGCAGTCGTCGTCGTCGCGGGCGGGCTCGTTCTCGCCGGACTCGCGCTCGCGACCCTCCCGCCGCTCGCCGCCGTCGGCCTCGTAGTCGCCGCGGAGGCCGGCGCGAAACTCGGGATGGCGACCGTCGCCTGCCTCGGAACCGCGGCGCACGAGGGGCTCGGCTCGGCGTTCACCGAGCGCGCGGACTCGGGGGTGCTCTTGGGGCCGATCGTCGCCACGCTCCCGGCCGCGCTTTTTGCGCCGTTGCCCGCCGGTCTCGCCGCCGTCGCAGTCGGGCCGCTCGTCGCCATTCTCTCGATCCGGTGGGCGAACCGATCGCTCGGCGGCGTCAACGGCGACGTCTTCGGCGCGACGAACGAACTCGGTCGCGTCCTCGCGCTGCACGTGGGGGTGATCGCGTGGACGCTCTGGTGA
- the cbiB gene encoding adenosylcobinamide-phosphate synthase CbiB, which yields MIDPGLALVVAVGFAAGLETAVGEPPVRAHPVALLGRAIAWLEPKRFGAPKLSGTVYALAVPIGCALVTYGIVRLAETAVLPLAGALLAGFVLWISSSVRMLLGSARRVVELSDEDVDAARDALLALAGRNADELTPELLRSAAVESLAENFSDGHLAPLSAFVALSFVSIPAAAAGAAFVKGANTMDSMLGYPGAFGWASARLDDLVMFVPSRLSALFVGLAAGDPDAPLRARRYAHNTPSPNAGWPMGALAAGLNVRLEKPGVYVLNDVSSYPTIADGRDALLAIRRAAIAAYGCALLVGVMRWL from the coding sequence GTGATTGATCCCGGACTCGCGCTCGTCGTCGCAGTCGGGTTCGCCGCCGGCCTCGAAACAGCCGTCGGCGAGCCGCCGGTCCGCGCGCATCCGGTCGCGCTCCTCGGGCGCGCGATCGCGTGGCTGGAGCCGAAGCGCTTCGGCGCCCCCAAACTGAGCGGTACGGTGTACGCGCTTGCCGTCCCGATCGGCTGTGCGCTCGTCACCTACGGGATCGTGCGGCTCGCCGAGACGGCTGTACTCCCGCTTGCGGGCGCGCTCCTCGCGGGGTTCGTCCTGTGGATCTCCTCGAGCGTGCGGATGCTCCTCGGGAGCGCCCGACGCGTCGTCGAACTGAGCGACGAGGACGTCGACGCCGCCCGGGACGCGCTTCTCGCGCTCGCGGGTCGCAACGCAGACGAACTCACGCCGGAGCTCCTACGGAGCGCCGCCGTCGAGAGTCTCGCGGAGAACTTCTCTGATGGCCACCTCGCGCCGCTCTCGGCGTTCGTCGCCCTCTCGTTCGTCTCGATTCCCGCGGCGGCCGCCGGCGCGGCGTTCGTCAAGGGGGCGAACACCATGGACTCGATGCTCGGCTACCCCGGAGCGTTTGGGTGGGCGAGCGCGCGCCTCGACGATCTGGTCATGTTCGTCCCGTCCCGGCTCTCGGCGCTGTTCGTCGGCCTCGCCGCGGGCGATCCGGACGCTCCGCTTCGGGCGCGCCGGTACGCGCACAACACACCTTCCCCGAACGCCGGGTGGCCGATGGGCGCGCTCGCGGCCGGGCTGAACGTTCGGCTCGAAAAGCCCGGCGTGTACGTCCTCAACGATGTTTCGAGCTATCCGACGATCGCCGACGGGCGCGACGCGCTCTTGGCGATCCGTCGAGCCGCCATCGCCGCGTACGGCTGCGCCCTCCTCGTCGGGGTGATGCGATGGCTCTGA
- a CDS encoding HAD family hydrolase, whose product MAVSFDLFDTLVSVDTPEDPAAAVAAELRDRGVSVPSDFGDAYREVHIDAPAGAEVPLPAHVAAALSSRGVDAPNNAPRRAVVAAFDPEVERRRDALTAIDAAAERGPVALCSNCSVPELVGRTLYRGGLRGSFDAIVTSVGCGWRKPDARMFEHVGAQLDVEPDSIVHVGDDPETDGGIEAVGGEFVNVAETPLSDLPAALESVP is encoded by the coding sequence GTGGCAGTTTCGTTCGATCTCTTCGACACGCTCGTCTCGGTCGACACGCCCGAGGATCCCGCGGCGGCGGTCGCCGCTGAGCTTCGCGATCGCGGCGTCTCGGTCCCGTCGGACTTCGGCGACGCCTACCGGGAGGTCCACATCGACGCGCCGGCAGGCGCGGAGGTCCCGCTCCCGGCTCACGTCGCCGCGGCGCTCTCGTCTCGGGGCGTCGACGCCCCGAACAACGCTCCTCGACGGGCAGTCGTCGCCGCCTTCGACCCCGAGGTCGAGCGACGCCGGGACGCGCTCACGGCCATCGACGCCGCGGCCGAACGCGGCCCAGTCGCCCTATGTTCGAACTGCAGCGTTCCCGAACTCGTCGGCCGGACGCTCTATCGCGGGGGGCTCCGCGGCTCCTTCGACGCGATCGTCACGAGCGTCGGCTGCGGCTGGCGAAAACCGGATGCCAGGATGTTCGAACACGTCGGTGCGCAACTCGATGTCGAGCCGGATTCGATCGTCCACGTCGGCGACGACCCCGAAACCGACGGCGGTATCGAGGCCGTGGGCGGCGAGTTCGTGAACGTCGCCGAGACGCCGCTTTCGGACCTCCCGGCCGCGCTGGAGTCCGTTCCGTGA
- a CDS encoding YgaP family membrane protein, producing MEKNVGGYDRIGRFVIGAILVVVGVAGYAGAIPVAVGPAPQALTAIVLAVIGAVLLITGYTQQCVINRVLGVNTNKRGSR from the coding sequence ATGGAAAAGAACGTCGGTGGATACGATAGAATCGGACGGTTCGTGATCGGGGCGATCCTCGTCGTCGTGGGGGTCGCCGGCTACGCCGGGGCGATACCCGTCGCCGTCGGCCCCGCGCCGCAGGCGCTGACGGCGATCGTCCTCGCGGTGATCGGGGCGGTCCTGCTCATCACCGGATACACACAGCAGTGCGTGATCAATCGGGTACTCGGGGTGAACACCAACAAGCGCGGGAGCCGGTGA
- a CDS encoding radical SAM protein: protein MKDPAALDVTIVDGYVDEPAHFGVPPYISTYPRFAAGAAVDAGVPADSITYHTIDGLREDRSKWRDVADADLFVYVGGMTVPGKYVGGTPAEPDEVKELAWAAEGTSVMGGPVRFGVGEANEGATETKRQNLDYDFLAMADVEAAVYDLVHGGLEGFEDRYRDNAELDRWASKGAFVIEQHPDHPDYLICELETSRGCPYRCSFCTEPMYGDPSFRAPDSVVGEVDRLSDHGARHFRLGRQADILAYGGNGEAPNPDALDALYGGIREAVPDLGTLHLDNMNPVTITEYPELSREGIRIIAEHNTPGDTAAFGLESADPVVQEQNNLLVTAEECLEAVRVVNEEGGWRPDEAADGERAYGPSLDPNADRLPKLLPGINLVHGLAGERTETFEHNKRFLRNVYEEGLMVRRINIRQVMSFEGTEMAETGAEIARDHKKLFKRYKREVREEIDNPMLQRVAPPGTVLPNVYLEYHQDGKTFGRQLGTYALLVGLPGERELGRTVDVAVTDHGFRSVSGVPYPLDVNAASMDELRMLPGVGKQRAGNIVVGRPYDRADEAADDLELSRFCTASVVEGAD, encoded by the coding sequence ATGAAAGATCCGGCGGCTCTCGACGTCACGATCGTCGACGGCTACGTCGACGAGCCGGCGCACTTCGGCGTTCCGCCGTATATCTCGACGTACCCGCGCTTTGCGGCCGGCGCAGCCGTCGACGCCGGCGTTCCCGCCGACTCGATCACCTACCACACCATCGACGGCCTCCGCGAGGACCGATCGAAGTGGCGCGACGTGGCCGATGCCGACCTGTTCGTGTACGTCGGCGGGATGACCGTCCCCGGCAAATACGTCGGGGGCACGCCCGCCGAACCCGACGAGGTCAAAGAGCTCGCGTGGGCGGCCGAGGGGACGAGCGTGATGGGCGGGCCGGTCCGGTTCGGCGTCGGCGAGGCCAACGAGGGTGCGACCGAGACGAAGCGCCAGAACCTCGATTACGACTTCCTCGCTATGGCCGACGTCGAGGCTGCGGTCTACGACCTCGTTCACGGCGGGCTGGAGGGGTTCGAGGACCGCTATCGGGACAACGCCGAACTGGACCGATGGGCCTCGAAGGGTGCGTTCGTCATCGAACAGCACCCCGACCACCCGGACTACCTCATCTGCGAGCTCGAGACCTCGCGGGGCTGTCCGTACCGCTGCTCGTTCTGCACCGAGCCGATGTACGGCGATCCGAGCTTCCGGGCCCCCGACTCGGTCGTCGGCGAGGTCGACCGACTCTCCGATCACGGCGCGAGACACTTTCGGCTGGGCCGACAGGCCGACATCCTCGCCTACGGTGGGAACGGGGAGGCGCCGAACCCCGACGCGCTCGACGCGCTCTACGGCGGCATTCGCGAGGCGGTGCCGGATCTCGGGACGCTCCATCTCGACAACATGAATCCCGTCACGATCACGGAGTACCCCGAACTGTCCCGCGAGGGGATCCGCATCATCGCCGAGCATAACACGCCCGGCGACACCGCCGCGTTCGGGCTGGAATCGGCCGACCCCGTCGTTCAAGAGCAGAACAACCTGCTCGTGACTGCCGAGGAGTGTCTCGAAGCCGTCCGGGTCGTCAATGAGGAGGGTGGTTGGCGCCCCGACGAGGCGGCCGACGGTGAGCGCGCGTACGGTCCCTCCCTCGATCCGAACGCCGACCGACTGCCGAAGCTGTTGCCGGGAATCAACCTCGTCCACGGGCTCGCGGGCGAGCGAACGGAGACGTTCGAGCACAACAAGCGGTTCCTCCGAAATGTCTACGAGGAGGGACTGATGGTCCGTCGGATCAACATCCGACAGGTGATGTCCTTCGAGGGCACCGAGATGGCCGAAACGGGCGCGGAGATCGCTCGCGATCACAAGAAGCTGTTCAAGCGATACAAACGCGAGGTCCGAGAGGAGATCGACAATCCGATGTTACAACGGGTCGCGCCGCCGGGCACCGTCCTCCCGAACGTCTACCTCGAGTATCACCAAGACGGCAAGACGTTCGGCCGCCAACTCGGCACCTACGCGCTGTTGGTCGGCCTCCCCGGCGAGCGTGAACTCGGCCGGACGGTCGACGTGGCGGTCACCGACCACGGGTTCCGGTCGGTCTCGGGAGTCCCGTACCCCCTAGACGTCAACGCCGCCTCGATGGACGAGCTCCGGATGCTCCCCGGCGTCGGCAAACAGCGCGCCGGCAACATCGTCGTGGGCCGCCCCTACGACCGAGCCGACGAGGCGGCCGACGATCTCGAGCTCTCGCGGTTCTGCACGGCCTCCGTCGTCGAAGGCGCGGACTGA
- a CDS encoding DUF7559 family protein, whose protein sequence is MPKTLEVVCTRDACDLDMMELHYRYSMPDGTGVESFACPYCGESDGLEERQV, encoded by the coding sequence ATGCCGAAAACGCTCGAAGTCGTCTGTACGCGTGACGCGTGCGATCTCGACATGATGGAACTACACTACCGATACTCGATGCCCGACGGGACCGGTGTCGAATCGTTCGCCTGCCCGTACTGCGGGGAGAGCGACGGACTGGAGGAGCGACAGGTATGA
- a CDS encoding Hsp20/alpha crystallin family protein, which produces MIREVGASLSRTVLDGVGRVISSLQEHRSLSADLLENDDAYLAVFDAPGAEVTDIAVRFEDNTLIVHIDRFRAFHDGYELVFPGRGLSLDGAVTFPPDAAVDADHAEATLTQNGTLQVIIPKTEANGGASGDNGESITPDDESETADGEGQGPTVDASNET; this is translated from the coding sequence ATGATCCGTGAGGTGGGGGCATCGCTGAGTCGAACCGTCCTCGACGGTGTCGGCCGCGTAATAAGCAGCCTCCAAGAGCATCGGTCGCTGTCCGCCGATCTGCTCGAGAACGACGACGCCTACCTCGCCGTCTTCGACGCGCCGGGCGCGGAAGTGACGGACATCGCCGTCAGATTCGAAGACAATACGCTGATCGTACACATCGACCGCTTCAGAGCGTTTCACGACGGATACGAGCTGGTCTTTCCCGGTCGGGGGCTCTCTCTCGATGGGGCCGTCACCTTCCCGCCGGATGCGGCCGTCGACGCGGACCACGCCGAGGCGACGCTCACCCAGAACGGGACCCTTCAGGTGATAATCCCGAAAACCGAAGCGAACGGCGGCGCGAGCGGGGATAACGGCGAATCGATCACGCCCGACGACGAGAGTGAGACGGCGGACGGGGAAGGGCAGGGGCCGACGGTTGACGCGTCGAACGAGACGTAG